A single window of Paraburkholderia youngii DNA harbors:
- a CDS encoding TULIP family P47-like protein — protein MSTLSTENWDTAFGIKYKDANAAIASGGSSPPNFSGSHQVVGNTYNVSASFGTWKMTGGSGSLLIMALPLSNGRVSGGGQAEESFEGTAQIQVSLGFIPQPGSTSSRELRLDNQQAVSVLQVTLSSGPPSARDTIKGALQDWLNTNVSEFNHVFAVVDLNEFVDKSDAFAWVKPTHVGYAIYTENIASADDYLFGILAMTENRPGRNLSPVMDPGIVPDGADAGFLIAASRAVDKMFAPRIETLFANATADDFGRSADGMTIVNVNTLKFTNFTLQDGTVINDAQIDAAAFNVSIDPGFVEIDFTGLRFTWKGKYNVTVNYRSINDLSTDENGHLRLKQTAAPTVSVSASETESQKWKEIWESIGISVAVAVAGAALGAGAEAGVARLAVARAATAGAEASADGVVNIEMELVLNAMTPQEQLANELGAVRAAVRALQQPEAPQSFAGFFQASAWKLLGIVIGAVIGAGIAGIVTALQAYAEENTEKLPTLDGFTDRSTGNVNWAGGTSYTLKSAQLRGPMQLGLVKSS, from the coding sequence ATGAGCACCTTGTCAACGGAAAACTGGGACACCGCCTTCGGCATCAAGTACAAGGATGCCAATGCCGCCATTGCGAGCGGGGGAAGCTCCCCACCAAACTTCTCGGGCTCGCACCAGGTCGTCGGCAACACGTACAACGTGAGCGCCAGCTTCGGGACGTGGAAGATGACCGGAGGCTCGGGGTCCCTGCTTATCATGGCCCTGCCGCTGAGCAATGGGCGCGTCTCGGGCGGCGGGCAGGCCGAGGAGTCGTTCGAAGGCACGGCGCAGATCCAGGTGAGCCTCGGCTTCATACCCCAGCCGGGCTCTACCTCGTCGCGGGAACTGCGCCTCGACAATCAGCAGGCCGTCAGCGTGTTGCAGGTGACGCTTTCGTCGGGGCCGCCGTCCGCGCGGGATACGATCAAGGGCGCCTTGCAGGACTGGCTGAATACAAATGTCAGCGAGTTCAACCATGTCTTCGCCGTGGTCGATCTTAACGAGTTCGTCGACAAGAGCGACGCGTTTGCCTGGGTCAAGCCAACGCATGTTGGCTATGCGATCTATACCGAGAACATAGCGTCGGCCGATGACTATCTATTCGGGATTCTCGCCATGACGGAGAACCGGCCCGGGAGGAACCTCTCGCCTGTGATGGATCCAGGCATCGTTCCCGACGGGGCCGACGCGGGTTTCCTGATCGCCGCGTCACGGGCGGTCGACAAGATGTTCGCGCCCAGGATCGAGACGCTCTTCGCCAATGCCACCGCCGACGACTTTGGTCGCAGTGCCGATGGCATGACGATCGTCAACGTGAACACGCTGAAATTCACGAATTTCACGCTGCAGGACGGAACGGTCATCAACGACGCCCAGATTGACGCGGCGGCCTTCAACGTGTCGATTGACCCGGGGTTCGTCGAGATCGATTTCACCGGGTTAAGGTTTACGTGGAAGGGAAAATACAACGTCACCGTCAACTACCGCTCGATAAACGACCTGTCGACAGACGAGAACGGTCATCTCCGGCTCAAGCAAACCGCCGCCCCGACCGTTTCGGTGAGCGCTTCGGAAACTGAGTCGCAGAAATGGAAGGAGATCTGGGAAAGCATCGGTATTTCCGTGGCGGTGGCGGTGGCGGGGGCCGCGCTCGGCGCGGGAGCGGAGGCGGGCGTCGCCCGCCTCGCCGTGGCGCGCGCCGCGACGGCCGGGGCGGAAGCCTCGGCGGACGGCGTGGTCAATATCGAAATGGAACTCGTCCTGAATGCGATGACACCGCAGGAGCAACTCGCCAATGAGCTGGGGGCGGTGCGCGCGGCTGTGAGGGCATTGCAGCAGCCAGAAGCCCCGCAAAGCTTCGCGGGGTTCTTCCAGGCGTCCGCATGGAAACTACTCGGCATCGTGATTGGCGCGGTGATAGGTGCGGGCATCGCGGGGATTGTCACTGCGCTCCAGGCCTACGCCGAAGAGAACACCGAGAAGCTCCCGACGCTTGACGGCTTTACCGACCGCTCGACAGGGAACGTCAACTGGGCGGGAGGCACCAGCTATACGCTGAAATCCGCGCAATTGCGCGGCCCGATGCAACTGGGTCTCGTCAAGTCAAGCTGA
- a CDS encoding TULIP family P47-like protein translates to MAVTVLQSWLDAQASFPYTLVAIKLTIVSDRGPVAALVPVSASYAYADAADGDGVLALLCRVAAGADNAGQLLPEVNPSALGGGASAMLLGKGVVLRLADLALSRASWPGAGAARGQFTSALLIPVELTEGV, encoded by the coding sequence ATGGCCGTGACCGTGTTGCAATCTTGGCTCGATGCGCAAGCGTCTTTTCCCTACACATTGGTCGCCATCAAGCTGACCATCGTGAGCGATCGCGGCCCGGTCGCGGCGCTCGTGCCCGTGAGCGCAAGCTACGCCTATGCCGACGCGGCCGACGGCGACGGCGTGCTGGCACTGCTTTGCCGCGTTGCCGCCGGCGCCGACAACGCAGGGCAGCTTCTGCCGGAAGTGAACCCTTCTGCCCTTGGCGGCGGCGCAAGCGCGATGTTGCTGGGCAAGGGTGTCGTGCTCAGGTTGGCGGATCTGGCTTTGTCGAGAGCGAGCTGGCCGGGTGCGGGCGCGGCCAGGGGCCAGTTCACCAGTGCACTCCTGATCCCGGTCGAACTGACGGAGGGCGTATGA
- a CDS encoding TULIP family P47-like protein yields MIAQNDEGLKADTYGWDTVFAIRVDDVNATIKRKGTSPNTFAASTQDPHTAIAVDVSGTFSDWQITLGGSGKLIHMQTPVTALKASGTIPGAGPVAFTFGAGSFEIEIQLQYVPHTETPATGSGTFHDLKVRHTGASPQEQVVTVLDAYGFGTSTDPSATPFESVVDDVKAAMQNWFNANLIDFEHVFATVNLNRTADQGLFAWLLPTYSSYAYVDGPTLDSSVLGILCMTENRSADGLDQEISPNAIPQGARAGFLIAPERFVTEILWPSMAIVYKGTQPGNFALNSDKTGLDLANGEVTIDSLKDSDGNSHETVLQNFELTTSDQLLTVDATTRVQVSPGIHAFTHTVSSYGLALHNNTSSGKQSIYYVDKSSIPPAHWTEESEGVEITKILEGVAAALCTLAIGVATDGAAFAAAAIVMGILSGVGSKIPDLIAAANTDDSPSIDLLVFNSVGPLQWTDQADFNLVNVSLNYSVQMGGIPNFNG; encoded by the coding sequence ATGATCGCGCAAAACGACGAAGGCCTGAAGGCCGATACCTATGGCTGGGACACGGTATTTGCCATTCGCGTCGACGACGTCAACGCGACCATCAAGCGCAAGGGAACCTCTCCGAACACTTTCGCCGCGTCCACGCAGGATCCTCACACCGCTATCGCGGTGGACGTATCCGGCACGTTCTCCGATTGGCAGATCACGCTTGGCGGCAGCGGCAAACTCATTCACATGCAGACGCCCGTGACCGCGCTGAAGGCGAGCGGCACCATTCCTGGCGCGGGACCTGTAGCGTTCACGTTCGGCGCCGGATCGTTCGAGATCGAGATCCAGCTGCAATACGTGCCCCATACCGAAACGCCCGCCACGGGCTCTGGAACGTTCCACGACCTCAAGGTCCGCCACACCGGCGCGAGCCCGCAAGAGCAGGTGGTCACGGTTCTTGACGCCTATGGCTTCGGCACGAGCACCGATCCCTCGGCCACTCCGTTCGAGAGCGTAGTGGACGACGTCAAGGCTGCCATGCAAAACTGGTTCAACGCCAACCTGATCGATTTCGAGCACGTCTTCGCCACGGTGAATCTCAACCGTACCGCGGACCAGGGGCTGTTCGCGTGGCTGTTGCCGACCTATTCCAGCTACGCGTATGTGGACGGTCCGACGCTCGACTCAAGTGTGCTCGGCATTCTCTGCATGACGGAGAACCGTTCGGCTGACGGGCTCGACCAGGAGATATCTCCCAATGCGATTCCACAAGGGGCGCGGGCCGGCTTCCTGATCGCGCCCGAGCGTTTCGTGACCGAGATATTGTGGCCGTCTATGGCGATCGTCTACAAGGGCACTCAGCCCGGCAACTTCGCGCTCAACAGCGACAAGACGGGTCTCGACCTCGCCAACGGCGAAGTCACGATCGACTCGCTGAAAGACAGCGACGGCAACAGTCACGAGACTGTGCTGCAGAATTTCGAGCTGACCACCTCCGACCAACTCCTGACGGTCGATGCGACGACACGCGTGCAAGTGTCACCCGGCATCCACGCCTTTACCCATACCGTGTCGTCCTACGGTCTCGCCCTGCACAATAACACCAGCTCGGGCAAGCAAAGCATCTACTACGTGGACAAGAGCAGCATTCCACCGGCGCACTGGACGGAGGAGAGCGAGGGCGTAGAGATCACGAAGATTCTGGAGGGCGTAGCCGCGGCGCTGTGCACCCTTGCCATCGGAGTGGCGACTGACGGGGCGGCCTTCGCCGCAGCCGCAATCGTGATGGGCATCCTGTCGGGCGTGGGATCGAAGATACCGGACCTCATCGCCGCAGCGAATACGGATGACTCGCCTTCGATCGATCTTCTCGTGTTCAATTCGGTCGGCCCGCTGCAATGGACGGATCAGGCGGACTTCAACCTTGTGAACGTAT